In one Silene latifolia isolate original U9 population chromosome 10, ASM4854445v1, whole genome shotgun sequence genomic region, the following are encoded:
- the LOC141605189 gene encoding proline-rich receptor-like protein kinase PERK9 — MHPIFLILPLFYLCTPTVCQNAELKTLLEIKSALDPHGTYLSSWTVNGDPCVGPTFEGVACNADGKVANISLQGKGLNGVLPSAIGKLKNLTGLYLHFNKLSGEIPKEISELTQLTDLYLDVNNFTGSIPQQLGDMSSLQVLQLCYNKLSGNVPTRLGSLKQLNVLALQYNQLTGAIPASLGDLNELIRLDISFNNFFGSIPVKLAEARQLRILDVRNNTLSGNVPSALQRLKDGFQYENNPGLCGAGFASLRVCTESDYHSPNKLEPFAAGSNGFAKKDIPESANLQSNCSNTQCSNGSKGSHIGLVSAVIVIAIVTVVVLSTFSWYRRKKQKIGNNVDTSDSRLSTDQKDVSRRSAAPLISLEYSSGWDPLEKGSQEFFDSYMFNLEDVESATQHFSEVNFLGRSNYSAVYKGVLRDGSIVAIKRIAKSSCKSDEVEFLKGLKILTSLQHGTLVRLRGFCCSKGRGECFLIYDFVPNGNLLQYLDLNDGDENVLRWSARVSIIKGIAKGIDYLHNPQSNKPALVHQNISAEKVLIDWRLNPLLVGSGLHKLLADDIVFSMLKACAAMGYLAPEYTTTGKFTEKSDMYAFGILVLQILSGKTRIDLPNRQATESEKFEGFIDPNLRGKFCESEAMKLSQIALLCTHELPLQRPTINTVRQELSFLDDSS; from the exons ATGCACCCCATTTTCCTCATTTTACCCCTTTTTTACCTATGCACACCAACTGTTTGTCAAAATGCTGAGCTGAAAACCCTCCTTGAAATAAAATCAGCACTTGATCCTCATGGAACTTACCTCTCTTCATGGACTGTTAATGGTGATCCTTGTGTGGGTCCCACTTTTGAAGGTGTTGCTTGTAATGCAGATGGTAAAGTTGCTAATATTTCACTGCAGGGTAAAGGGTTAAATGGAGTTTTACCTTCTGCTATTGGTAAACTTAAGAATTTAACTGGGTTGTATTTACATTTTAATAAGTTAAGTGGTGAAATTCCTAAAGAGATTTCTGAGCTAACTCAGCTTACTGATCTTTATTTGGATGTTAATAATTTTACTGGAAGTATTCCTCAACAGCTTGGTGATATGTCTAGTTTACAAG TTTTGCAGCTGTGTTATAATAAGTTAAGTGGGAATGTGCCAACACGACTCGGTTCGCTTAAGCAGCTTAATGTTCTTGCTTTGCAATATAATCAGTTAACAGGAGCAATCCCTGCTAGTTTGGGAGACTTGAATGAGTTGATCAGACTTGATATAAGCTTCAACAATTTTTTCGGTTCTATTCCTGTCAAGTTAGCAGAAGCGCGCCAGCTGAGAATTCTTGATGTTCGAAACAATACTCTTTCTGGCAATGTACCTTCTG CTCTACAAAGACTGAAGGATGGATTTCAATACGAGAACAACCCTGGGTTATGTGGAGCTGGGTTTGCTTCCTTGAGAGTTTGTACTGAATCCGATTACCACAGTCCAAATAAGCTCGAACCATTTGCCGCTGGCTCTAATGGATTCGCAAAGAAAGACATTCCAGAATCAGCAAACCTTCAATCAAATTGCAGCAATACACAGTGCTCAAATGGCTCCAAGGGCTCGCACATTGGTCTCGTATCTGCAGTAATTGTAATTGCCATAGTCACTGTTGTTGTACTTTCTACTTTCTCTTGGTACCGTCGAAAGAAACAAAAGATCGGAAACAACGTAGATACTTCTGATAGTCGGTTAAGCACCGATCAAAAGGATGTGTCTCGGAGGAGTGCTGCTCCTCTTATCAGCCTTGAGTATTCATCTGGCTGGGACCCTCTCGAAAAAGGGTCACAAGAATTCTTTGATAGTTACATGTTCAATTTGGAGGATGTTGAGTCAGCTACACAGCACTTCTCCGAGGTAAATTTCCTTGGAAGGAGCAATTACTCAGCTGTGTATAAGGGAGTGTTGAGAGATGGTTCCATTGTTGCTATCAAGCGCATAGCCAAGTCAAGCTGCAAATCGGACGAAGTTGAGTTCTTGAAGGGATTGAAGATTTTGACTTCTTTGCAGCATGGGACTCTTGTTAGGCTGAGAGGGTTTTGCTGCTCGAAAGGGAGGGGAGAATGTTTTCTTATTTACGACTTTGTTCCCAATGGAAACTTGCTACAATACCTAGATTTGAATGATGGCGATGAAAACGTTCTCAGATGGTCTGCTAGAGTTTCCATCATCAAGGGCATTGCCAAAG GCATCGACTACTTGCACAACCCGCAAAGTAATAAACCTGCCTTAGTTCACCAAAACATATCGGCTGAAAAAGTACTCATTGACTGGCGGCTCAACCCACTACTCGTGGGGTCTGGTCTCCACAAACTCCTTGCAGATGACATCGTCTTCTCAATGCTTAAAGCCTGTGCAGCAATGGGTTACCTTGCTCCTGAGTACACTACCACTGGAAAGTTCACTGAGAAGAGCGACATGTATGCATTTGGCATACTTGTACTCCAAATTCTCTCTGGTAAAACCAGAATTGACCTGCCAAATCGTCAGGCCACTGAATCAGAGAAGTTTGAAGGATTTATCGATCCCAATCTTCGAGGGAAGTTTTGTGAATCCGAGGCTATGAAACTCAGTCAAATAGCCTTACTTTGCACCCACGAACTCCCTCTTCAAAGACCGACAATAAATACTGTCAGACAAGAACTAAGTTTTCTTGACGATAGTTCTTGA
- the LOC141605190 gene encoding pentatricopeptide repeat-containing protein At3g50420-like, translated as MNEAASLTSLLLQKCPSITSLRKARQLHALIFASSTPFTYNQPFLHNNIISMYMKCGSLVNAHQVFDKMPQRNFISYNTIISAYARYPNFGTSSVRMFALMRYQCFVPNGATFISLLQSASGIRDWFLGLTLHCLIMKYGFLFDVHVQTALVGFYSSIGELKLATEVFGNVLAKDAYSWNCIISGHVKNNKLTEGLSLFRNMVGSGVMPTEFSYSMVLSACSRLSDYAFGRLTHAHVIVTGVPLDLPLQNAMVDMYSSCGDSQSAFRVFNEIQNPDLVSWNSMMAGYAENGEGDKAMDLFVRLLRHVTQKPDEYTFAAVISANQEYPVSRYGEVLHTRVIVSGLDKSVYVGSPLISMYFNNGRIESAEKVFHSIPKKDVVLWTEMMAGYTKALDGENAVKVFFDMWKEGHNIDDFALSCALSACADLATLKQGEMLHCLAIKTRYDSKMSVCGSLIDTYAKNGSLKAAESIFSMVKDPDLKCWNSMISGYGHHGKGEEAMKLFDEILIHGPEPDLVTYISLLSACSHSGLVTQGKHLWNRMKENDLSPGLKHYSCMVSLLCRAGLLEEAVDIINESEYGENHLELWRIVLSSSVSSKNLSVGVHAAGKILKVDAHDSATYTLLSNLYAAVGKWEGVMEIQKQIRGLMLEKDPGLSWVETVEKLEVL; from the coding sequence ATGAATGAAGCAGCTTCTTTAACAAGCCTTCTTCTACAAAAATGTCCCTCCATAACTTCTCTCAGGAAAGCTCGGCAACTCCATGCCCTCATCTTCGCTTCGTCGACACCGTTCACTTACAATCAGCCGTTCCTCCACAACAACATTATCTCTATGTATATGAAATGCGGTTCGCTAGTTAATGCACACCAAGTGTTCGACAAAATGCCTCAAAGAAATTTCATTTCTTACAATACCATTATTTCCGCATATGCCCGTTATCCTAATTTTGGTACTAGTTCTGTTAGAATGTTTGCCCTGATGAGATATCAATGTTTTGTTCCGAATGGGGCGACTTTTATTAGCTTGTTGCAGTCGGCGTCTGGAATTAGGGACTGGTTTTTAGGGTTGACACTTCATTGTCTGATTATGAAGTATGGATTTTTGTTTGATGTGCATGTTCAGACTGCTTTGGTGGGTTTTTACTCTAGTATAGGGGAGTTGAAATTGGCTACTGAAGTATTTGGAAATGTTCTTGCTAAAGACGCGTATTCCTGGAATTGTATCATTTCAGGGCATGTGAAGAATAATAAGTTAACAGAAGGTCTGTCTCTTTTCAGAAACATGGTAGGGAGTGGTGTGATGCCTACGGAATTTAGCTATTCGATGGTACTTAGTGCTTGTTCAAGGTTGAGTGATTATGCTTTCGGTAGACTTACTCATGCTCATGTTATTGTGACTGGTGTGCCTTTAGATTTGCCGTTACAGAATGCTATGGTTGACATGTACTCTAGCTGTGGTGACTCCCAGTCTGCATTTCGTGTGTTTAATGAAATTCAGAACCCGGATCTTGTGTCTTGGAACTCAATGATGGCAGGATATGCGGAGAATGGAGAAGGAGACAAGGCTATGGATTTGTTTGTACGTTTGCTACGTCATGTGACTCAGAAGCCAGACGAGTACACTTTTGCAGCAGTAATCTCTGCCAATCAAGAGTATCCTGTTTCACGCTATGGGGAAGTGCTCCATACCCGAGTCATAGTATCAGGATTGGATAAGAGTGTATATGTCGGAAGTCCGCTGATCTCTATGTATTTCAATAATGGAAGAATTGAATCTGCTGAAAAAGTCTTCCACTCAATCCCTAAGAAAGACGTGGTTTTGTGGACTGAAATGATGGCTGGCTATACTAAAGCATTAGACGGTGAGAATGCTGTTAAAGTTTTCTTTGATATGTGGAAAGAAGGACATAACATCGATGACTTTGCTCTAAGTTGTGCTCTGAGTGCTTGTGCGGATCTTGCAACTCTAAAACAAGGTGAAATGCTTCATTGCCTGGCCATTAAAACTCGATATGATTCTAAAATGTCAGTTTGTGGAAGTCTCATTGATACATATGCCAAAAACGGAAGCCTTAAAGCTGCTGAGTCGATTTTTTCAATGGTCAAGGATCCAGATTTAAAATGTTGGAATTCAATGATAAGTGGTTATGGTCACCATGGGAAGGGAGAGGAGGCAATGAAATTATTTGACGAAATATTAATTCATGGTCCGGAACCTGATCTTGTCACCTACATTTCATTACTATCAGCTTGCAGCCATTCTGGATTGGTTACTCAAGGAAAGCACTTATGGAATAGGATGAAGGAGAATGATCTTTCTCCGGGACTTAAACATTACTCTTGTATGGTAAGTCTGCTTTGTCGAGCAGGGCTTCTGGAAGAGGCGGTGGATATTATCAATGAATCGGAATATGGGGAGAATCACCTTGAACTGTGGAGAATTGTGCTGAGTTCATCTGTTTCCAGCAAAAATTTGTCAGTGGGAGTTCATGCCGCTGGAAAAATCCTTAAAGTCGATGCACATGACAGTGCAACCTATACTTTGCTTTCGAACCTTTATGCTGCCGTGGGGAAATGGGAAGGTGTCATGGAAATACAAAAACAGATAAGAGGGCTCATGTTAGAGAAGGATCCTGGTTTGAGTTGGGTGGAGACTGTCGAAAAATTGGAGGTTTTATAA
- the LOC141605191 gene encoding uncharacterized protein LOC141605191, translated as MLLRFSLFITSTSNYRLLTPLLPPPCTTVSSVTVAAVCSSFPTISRMDMNRFSSLSSCTISSPSGGRGRGQSGIRGNSQGSRGGRGRGTAADGTSNRINGSSVGTAAVCSSFPTTSGMDMNRLTSSVSSCTLSSPSGGRGQGQSGTRGTGQGSRGGRGRGRGRGAAADGTSNRVDALGRTLVRILRHMATELNLDMRSDGYVRVQDLMKLNMKSRANVPLKSHSIDEIREAVRIDNKQRLGLLEADGQLFIRANQGHSVEAVETESLLRPITSAEDIPVCVHGTYKRFLDSILQSGLKRMGRLHVHFSSGLPSDNEVISGMRRDINVVIFLDVNKALEDGMKLYMSENKVILTEGFDGVVPAKYFQKIQLWPSRKPVPFQI; from the exons ATGCTTCTGAGATTTTCTCTGTTTATAACTTCAACCTCTAATTATCGCCTTCTTACCCCACTGCTTCCTCCGCCTTGTACCACTGTATCCTCTGTCACTGTCGCTGCTGTGTGCTCGAGTTTCCCGACAATAAGTAGAATGGATATGAACCGgttctcttctctctcttcctgTACTATATCCTCTCCAAG TGGAGGTAGAGGACGGGGCCAATCTGGTATAAGAGGGAATAGTCAAGGTTCAAGAGGTGGTCGAGGTCGTGGAACAGCTGCTGATGGCACTTCAAACAGAATTAATGGATCCTCTGTCGGTACCGCTGCTGTGTGCTCTAGTTTTCCGACAACAAGTGGAATGGATATGAACAGGCTCACTTCTTCTGTCTCTTCCTGTACTTTATCCTCTCCAAG TGGAGGTAGAGGACAGGGCCAATCTGGTACAAGAGGGACAGGTCAAGGTTCAAGAGGTGGTCGTGGTCGTGGTCGTGGTCGTGGAGCAGCTGCTGATGGCACTTCAAACAGAGTTGATGCACTTGGCAGAACCTT GGTGCGCATACTGAGGCATATGGCTACAGAGTTGAATTTGGATATGCGGAGTGATGGATATGTTAGAGTTCAAGATTTGATGAAGCTAAATATGAAAAGTAGGGCAAATGTCCCTCTGAAATCACACTCTATTGATGAAATCCGAGAG GCTGTACGAATAGACAATAAGCAGAGGCTTGGCCTTTTGGAAGCGGATGGGCAATTGTTTATACGTGCAAACCAAGGACATTCTGTAGAG GCTGTAGAAACCGAGAGCTTGTTGAGACCAATAACTTCAGCCGAAGATATCCCTG TATGTGTTCATGGCACATATAAGAGGTTCCTTGACTCTATTCTTCAGTCTGGCCTCAAGCGAATGGGTCGGTTACATGTTCACTTCTCAAGTGGATTGCCCTCAGATAATGAAGTAATCAGTG GGATGAGGCGGGATATCAATGTGGTAATCTTTCTGGATGTTAATAAAGCGTTGGAAG ACGGAATGAAGCTGTACATGTCGGAAAATAAGGTGATTTTGACGGAAGGTTTTGATGGTGTTGTTCCAGCTAAATATTTCCAGAAAATACAGTTATGGCCTAGTCGGAAGCCGGTGCCATTTCAAATTTAA